In the genome of Bacillota bacterium, the window AGTGACCTCAAATGGAGCACCGAGGCACAGGGCACCTACACAGCCATGAGCAACACGGCGGCTACAGTGTTTTCAGGGACCGCCAAGACTACCGGCTGGGCGCAGCATGATGTCTTCTACAAGTTAGTCCTTGACGGGAACGAAGCTGCCGGCACCTACACGGCCACTATTACATACATCCTTGTGACAATCTAAGAGAATCAGGAGCGAATCGGAAGATGCCTGCGACTATGAGGCCAGGAGAGCTGCGCAGGGTGGCCATCAAAGCCACCTTGTTCTTTTATATCACTGCCCTGATTTTCTCCCCCCTCCAGGCGCAAGCCGCCACGGACATGGGGGTCAGTCCCTCCAAGCTTGAATTGCTCCTCGACCCCGGGGAGTCGACTACAGAGATCATAAGGGTTACCAATTCCGCCCCCGATAGGATCCACTTCAAAGCATACGTAATGGATTGGCTCCTCTCCCAAGAAGGCGAGTTTACTCCCATTCCGCCTGGAACAGGAGAGCGCTCGGCAAGCAGCTGGGCCAAGGTCGTCCCCATAGAATTTGACCTGGGGCCAGAGCAGACACAGGACGTCCGCGTCAGCATAAGCGTCCCTCGCGGAGTCTCCGGCGAGTATAGGACCGTTGTCTTCTTCGAATCAGCCCCTTCACAGGTCTCAGGGATGTTCGGGGTCTCCGTGGTGGGCAGGATTGGGGTTGTAGTGTATGTAAACATACGCGGAACTATTAAAAGGGAGGGGGGCGTTGCGGATCTCACGGTTGACTATGACAGGTCCAAAGAAATGCTTACGGGCCGCATCGGGTTTGAGAACACAGGGAACACTCACCTCGTGCTGAACGCGACGGTAGAATTGAAGGACGCAGGCGGGAGAAGGGTCGCGCTCATCGAGGAAACGCGTGGCGTATGTCTACCCGAAAGCTATGTGCAACTGCCCTTCAGGTGGCAGGGGACCCTCTCGCCGGGCGAATACATAGTCCTTGCCGTCATCGACTACGGAGGGGCAACGCGGATAGCGGGCCAGACGGTACTTGAGGTGCCTGAGTAAAAGGCCGGGCCGTTTACCCTGTCTCCTGAGGGCCTGCGAGCAGGTTTTAGCTGGAAAGGGGCCGTCTCATGCGCCAACCGCCCCACGCCTAAAGGCGGGGGCACCCGACGCCGCATAGTCTTGGATCATCGGGAAGGTCAGGCGATGCTTTTTTCGAGGAGAAGGACGGTAAGGCTGGAGGACTATTGTCTTCTTTGTCTATGTCTGATTGTAGCTGTCATCTTTCTTGCGTCTCCTGTATATGCCCTGGAGCTGATATCTCCCTCCGAGATGGAAGGGGAACCAGGAGCATTTATAACCCATGTGTTCAAGGTGCTAAACGACTCCGACAGGGAGGAGGTATGCGATGTCCGCGGCGGCTCAGAGAACGGATGGGATACCATCGGGCTTACAGCCTCTGTAAAGCTGTCGCCAGGAAAGAGGACGCTCATCCCTGTTACTGTCCATATTCCCGACAGTGCCCCTGCTGGTACAGAAGACGTGCTTGAACTCGTCCTGCTGCCGAGGTCGTCGCCGGGCTTGGAATTAAGGGGAAGGACAATCACCAAGGTTGCCCTTGTCTCCAAAGTCGCTCTGGCGCTGCCGGAGGGGAAAAGCGGTGAACGAGGGACGGCCGTCATATACGCGGTAACCGCGGAAAACAGGGGGAACGGCCAGGACGAATTTGAGGTTACAGTGAGTTCTCTTTTGGGCTGGAAGGCGGAAGTCTCTCCTTCGAGGATTTCGCTGAGCCCGCTCCAGAACGGTGCGGTCTATATAAAGCACTTTATTCCCAAGAATGCCCCCATCGGGAGCACGGACCGGCTGACTATAGTCGTAAAGTCAGTTAACCGGCCTGAAGTTTCCGCTCAGGGCTTAATTGCCACAACCGTCGCCGGCTCAGTAGTCCCGTCTATGCCCGACGAAAAGCTATTCTATGTCCTCCCGGGGGAGGTCACGGTGAATATCCCGCCTTCGCTGTTTTCCGGGAAGCTGGAGGAATTCGGTCCCAGCCTCAGACTGTCAGGCCCCTTGAGTGAAAATCTCCGATTATCGGTTGATATGACAGGGCTTCTCGTATCCAAAACGGGAAGTCCAATGATCCTCCCCAATTATCTTCAGCTCACCGGTGATACCTGGAAGGCATCATGGGGAAGCCTGCCGGGCGCTCCTTTAAGCTGGATGGCGCGCCCCGAGTACCCCAAGGGGATCATCCTGTCAAGCACCGGGAAGACGGCATCGGTGAGTCTCGCTCTGGGGGAAGGCAACCAGGCGAATCCTGAGAAAGAGGGGCGGCTGGCGGAACTAACAATGGACCTCTCGCCGGGGAAATCCACGAGTGCGCGGGTTGTTTATTCAGAATTCTATGGGGATGCCCTTCCCCTGTTCCAGGGGAAGGGGATGTTCGGCTTCGAGGCGCAACGGAGACTGGATCCTAGGCTTACCCTGACTGCCGGGTATGGAGTCTCCTTCGACAGGGAAATGCCGGACGTAGGGGAACGCGTAGCTACCGTGGGTCTACGGCACGACAAGGATGGAATCGCCTTATCCCTTGGGCTCGGCAATACCTCGCCCAGCGAGGCCAGATATGGTCAAAATCTCTACGAGGCCACCCTTGGAGTAGGGAAGATCGGCACGGCAAACCTTACTGGCTCGTTCAAGCTCACCAGCGAATACGGGCCGCCTCGTGCCGACAGGGCCCCGTATAATTCCTCGACAGGGAGCATTTCAGTGGGCCTGGGGGGCCACCTAGACTTAAGGGGTGAGTTTTCTAATTCCTACAGCCAGGATCCCCTGCGGGAAGAAGAGGACTTCTCGTCTTCGACCCTCTCATTGAGGTGGGGTCGTTTTCATACGGGCGCCACATATGCTATGTCGCTGAGGAGAAAAGAGATGGTATATCCGTCGACCTCAAAGGATTCATATGTTGAGACGGAAATGGAGCTCGGATGGGGGCGGCCGGTAGGGGATGGCAGATTTGAACTTAAGGTTTCACGCGAGCTTACCCAGTTTAAGTCGGGGGAGCTCTCCGGCACCGTGGGCGCCGCGGTTAGGGGAGAGATCCCTCTATGGGAAGGAGCGGCGAGGTTGGCCCCCTTTCTCGAGATTGAAGAATCCCGGTACCAGGGGATCCCCAGGCACATCGCAACCATAGGCCTCGAGGGGAAGCTTGCGCTCGACTATGCGAGCACCGTGTCCTTCGGGTGCAAGTTTTCGGGAGGAGGGGCGGGGACGGCGTTCGGCTTTGAGAGATTCGACAAGGGAGAATACACCGTTTCCTTCACGCGAAAGTTCAATTATCTTATCCCGAGGGCCACCGCGAAGATCAGGGCGGTTGTCTTTGAGGACACGGACGGGGACGGGGCCATGGGCCCAAGTGAGCTGGGGGTTCCAGGCATAGGCTTGCGCTTGGAAGGGACGGCATCTAAGACCGGGAAGGACGGCATCTGCGAATTCAGAAGCCTTCAGGCGGGCACGCACGTCCTCTCCCTGGACGTGGCTTCCATCCCTGTGACGATGGGATACTTAGCCAGGGATGTGAAGGTAACCTTAAGGGAACGGGAGACCAAGGACGTATACGTGGCGCTCTTCCGCGGAGGCTTTGTTGGGGGCAGGATCAACGTCGAGGGAGAGGAGGAGTCGAAGAAGGACCTCCAGGGCATTCTCATAAAGGCAGTGCCATTAGGCCTGAAAGATGGGAGTGCCTACGAAAGGAGGGCGTTCGTCGGGTCTGACGGGAGGTTTACCCTCACTGGTTTGTATCCCGGGGAAAACCTCGTCAGCATAGAATTACCAGGTAATCTCTCAGAGAGATATGAGATAGTGACCGGCAGCCTTACCCCTAAGGTAGAACCGGGGGAGACGGTTTCCGATGTGACGTTCACCTTGCGCGCGAAGGTGAAGCCCATAGTGACAACCTTCATAGCCGAGAGGAGCCCTTCACTCAACATAAAGGTGCAGCCTGAATCGATCCCGTGCAGGGCAGAGCCCAAGGTGACAGTCGAGTCCTCCCTTGATCTTGCGGGCGTGACCGTCACCCTGCCCACGGGGAAGATATTTACTCTTGAAGGGAAGGGCCGCAAGTGGGCGGGCCATATCGAGTTGCCTGAAGACGCGAAGCCGGGCCCCGTGCAACTCACCGTAACGGCCGTTGAACCTTCGGGAGCAAAGTGGACCCGCCGTGTGCCGGTCGTAATCACGGAGTCAGGTGAATTGGTAACGGCCCGACTCATCCCTGGGACCCTTTACGCCGGGCAAAAGGCCAGACTTACCGTGAGCTCTTTGGTGGCCATGGATGAGATAACAGTCTCACTCCCCTGGAGGGATGACATGCAGGTGAAACCGGAGGATCCTTACATGTGGGAATCGGACTGCCCTGTGCCCCCTGATGCAGCACCGGGGACTTACGTAGTCCGCGTGAATGTCACCACTCTGAGAGGTGCCTCTTTTGATCGCGAGCTGAAGCTTACGATCCGAGAATAGGGCGCGGGAACCCTTGTAACGCCCCTATGGCGTTACAAGGGTATACTTAAATGTGGTCCCGTAGGTGGTTCCGCCGACTTCCTCCCCTGTAAGCTTCAGCCTATAGTATACGTTAAATTGGGCCCACCCATTTAGGCGGTTGCCGGAAAAGAGCAACACCCCGAACCCTTCCCCACCCCCGCCGGGGAAGCTTGTCCACGTCACGCGGTCGGTAGACCACTCCAGCTGGGAGATCGGTATCGTATTCGTTCCGTCGGTGAGGTCGCCCGCTGGCTTGACATACAGGAACCACTGACGTGCAACATTCGAATGTATTTTTATAGCTACCGCACCATCACGGCCCTCCCCGGCGAGTGGATAGTAATATGCCGGGTAGTCCGCAGGAGGATACGAGCTCTTCTCCTTTTCCCGGGCAAAGTCAAAGGCCAGATCCCCGGCTTCCACAAAGATCTTTATTGCTTCAGGGATAACAACCTGGACTAGATGGGTCGCCGTATCATTGGTTTGCGCGGAGACTATATTTGTCGTGAGGGCTACTACTATGAAAAGTAACGTTGAAAATAAAATTGACCTCTTCGGTAGCCCGGCCATCATAGCAACCACTCCTGCCTTAGACCCGAGGCTTTGCGCCCCCGCCTTTCGGCGGGTTTGCCCTTTCGGAGATCTCGAGTATATCCCTTTTGGTTTTATGTTACCACTTTTGGGGTTATGATGCAAGGGATCTTTGCCGTCAGAATGAGGCGAGAGAGTTGCATGAATTCCCGATATAGCATAGAATCAACAGGAAACGGACTACTGAATTCATCGAATTTCTCAACCATATCGTTAGCTTTTACCCGACCGGGAAGATCCATATCATCCTCGATAATTACAGCATCCACAAGGCCAAACTTGTACAGGAATGGCTTACCAGTCACCCGAGGGTAAAGCTGCTCTACTATTTACCATGTTACATGCCAGAACTCAACCCTGTAGAGAAGATTTGGTGGCGTCTCAAGGCAGTAGTTGCAGCAAACCGACTCTACAGTAACATGAATGCGCTCATAGACGCTGTAAAGACGTTTTTCAAAGAACTAAAGGCTTCGGAAGCCTTAACGCTTGCAGCATAGAATCAGTTGAAAACTTATGAGAGAGATCGTTGATTTCTCCCATTCTATGCCAATATGGTGCGGTGAAATCCCGGAAAGTGGCCACCGTGCATGGTCAGATTGGCAACTGCTGGGGAATATCAACAGTCTCATGGGACTTTACTTAGACGGCGATAGACGTTCAATAGCGATCGGCATTTAGTCTTTAGGACGTCCTTCAAAGAAAGCCAGAAAGGCCTCGACCACTTTAGGATCAAATCTGTTGCCACTTTGATTTCGAAGGTAGTCTACGGTCTCCGCATGGCTTATAGGGTCTCTGTAGGGCCGCCGGCTACGCATGGCGCAGTAGGTGTCGACAACCAGGATGATACGTGCAGAAATGGGGATTTCTTCCCCTTTAAGACCTTTGGGATAGCCGCTCCCATCATAATATTCATGGGTGCTGGCCACGACCGGAGCAATTTCTTCAAAACCCGGGATGTGTTTAAGGAGTTGGGCGCCGATTTCCGGATGCCGTTTCATCACCGCCCATTCTTCTTCCGTGAGGTTATCTGACTTATCCAGAATACTGTCTGGGATCCCGATTTTCCCTATGTCATGGAGGAGGGCGGCAAGCCTCGTCTTTTCTATTTCTTCCTTGGGGAGGTTGAGCCGTGTGGCTACTTCTACCGCGAAACGCGACACCTGGTGGGAGTGATGGTATGTCGACCTGTCCTTGAGGTCAATTGCGTGGGCGAGGGCGTATACGAAGCTATTCTGGATCTCTCTTTGGAATAAAGCCCCGGGTTCCACAATCGGGTGAGTGCCATAGATACAAATCTGGTTGCCCCCCATGCGTTTGGCCCGGAACAGCTCCTGGTCAGCCTTGTCCAGGAGCTCACGGGCAGAACTTGCATCAGAGGGGTACGTTGCGATGCCCGTGCTTATTGTGAGGAGTAAAGATATCTCGGGGGTGGGTTGGTAGAGGGTGGATCCTATCGATGTCATTATCTTTCGGGCTACCGATGCAGCTCCGGCTTTATCTGTATCAGGGAGCAGGATTACGAATTCATCCCCTCCGTATCGGGCGATTATATCTGTGGAACGAAGACAGTCACGTAAGACGGAAGCTAGGTGTCGGAGGATCTCGTCACCTGCAAGATGTCCATAGAGGTCATTGATGGCTTTAAAATTATCGAGGTCACACATGATTATGGAGAACATCTGATGGCTCCGTTTGCATCTTCTAATCTCCTCATCAAGCCTCTCATAAAAATACCTGTGGTTGTAAAGTCGGGAGAGGCTATCCCGGATCGCCTGAGTTCTCAGCTCCTCTACAAGGAGGGCATTTTTCAGTGCCACAGCAGCGTAACCGGCAAAGGCTGTAATGAGAGAAAGCTTCCTCGCAAAGGCTCGCGGGCGTAAGCTGTGCGCATAGAGAACCCCGCGGACCCGCCCATCAACAATCAGTGGAACGCCGACATAAGACTTTATTCCTAATTCGATAAGGACCGGGTTTGAGCTCCGATGGCTTGTCTCAACGTTGTGAACGAGGACAGGCTCTTTTGTGCCGATTATCTGCATGGTAAGACCTTCTGGCCTGGCTCTACGCTCTAAAGGGATGACCTTCGTGAAGTCTTCCACGCTCTTGGTAAGACTCCCCTTCTCGTCTACCAAGGCGATACTGGCGTAGTCGGCCTTCAGGACCTCACGGGCGAGGCCTATGATCCGCGTAAGGATCAGCTCTAGTTCAGGAGAGGCGAATAAGGATTCTA includes:
- a CDS encoding diguanylate cyclase, coding for MVETSNPKEFADLQKLLKSIESLFASPELELILTRIIGLAREVLKADYASIALVDEKGSLTKSVEDFTKVIPLERRARPEGLTMQIIGTKEPVLVHNVETSHRSSNPVLIELGIKSYVGVPLIVDGRVRGVLYAHSLRPRAFARKLSLITAFAGYAAVALKNALLVEELRTQAIRDSLSRLYNHRYFYERLDEEIRRCKRSHQMFSIIMCDLDNFKAINDLYGHLAGDEILRHLASVLRDCLRSTDIIARYGGDEFVILLPDTDKAGAASVARKIMTSIGSTLYQPTPEISLLLTISTGIATYPSDASSARELLDKADQELFRAKRMGGNQICIYGTHPIVEPGALFQREIQNSFVYALAHAIDLKDRSTYHHSHQVSRFAVEVATRLNLPKEEIEKTRLAALLHDIGKIGIPDSILDKSDNLTEEEWAVMKRHPEIGAQLLKHIPGFEEIAPVVASTHEYYDGSGYPKGLKGEEIPISARIILVVDTYCAMRSRRPYRDPISHAETVDYLRNQSGNRFDPKVVEAFLAFFEGRPKD